A genome region from Acaryochloris marina S15 includes the following:
- a CDS encoding D-alanyl-D-alanine carboxypeptidase family protein, with protein sequence MTLNVLKRCPTLIASIVIAASQTLPVWSQAQPVGYYPAPELANVPGLIYDPPPEAQGVSFSHLPGANSPGWVVVDDPNLNYDPNRAWPAGATPDKIIKFGDLKQNPQFAGFTKHSLRDFNNAIGTDIGGVPISQIELVNGLNLEQVKDIYNNGDIKLKDSAPLFQAVVGVVLDPTGAQKQLQRNALSTGKKVLINELNKNPALKDIPFEDLLDGDWKGAIKEGEQVLLREIGNDLPPELHRLPVGSLTIEVIEGNWESARQRAQAYAIDEIQNFTLNEVIKEFPELKQVPIGGIVHIANQPLDQALPQLADLALERFPGIEDKILSSVPGLGDTALGSIVAPIIFNILAGDIFGRFDIAHSGQDGAEEHYGRPISGGTPDGKFKPEHGIKSATSRSKRPKRGFPRFEMAPLEPGTTILGDPLLGKEWMSRDQEVPGCKGFLCLFGNKERAGIKPFGNGSLTKFSLGNITEYDDKPAEARLWVDFQICVTILFEKHCTAHIFSFKTPWKVKVGGIFPILARRKVQDYFPGINEKARTINFCQAPDFLGGNTAAKSSPPPDNQSLYGHLAYAETTGQLQNVTSVDGVQETLAPEAAQAFEQLRADAAAQGLDIKAVSGFRSVSHQQANWDRKLANQSAEEVAKSVAPPGYSEHHTGLAVDVGNNQNASLNESWAQTPEYAWMQANAGKYGFELSFPQGNSQGVIFEPWHWRFVGTSQAQQTFANAAGSQNQGTTASSNGVLQPIDGSSGAPQLTGIPGQPGAVSSQQGSTASTPSDPQHNLRQYLARIALGESSGGTDIDAHPDTGAYGEYQFIPETRKTILDRYGVDAWSTNKAERDQAAVALIQDFSGQIGTDIMGLIEAGDFATADLLLGRPVPGKTKYGQFTSLPGGAEQHDIWKDPAILAQYGPNGDAGQNPLLAAINTNAQRCNPALLASAGNIDSSNFVPGSGVASGRLSDPLAKHDYLLSSNYGPRIHPKNGGNSFHSGIDLAHYAGTPFAAADGGTVVESFYNGNYGNWILIDHGNGLATWYAHNKVNYVKAGDTVSPGQLIGEVGSTGLSTGPHIDLGVIEGYVTGDRDSGTVVNPRKHINLPALKTYNVPR encoded by the coding sequence GTGACCCTCAATGTTCTCAAGCGATGTCCTACCCTCATCGCCTCCATCGTGATCGCAGCCTCCCAGACCCTTCCCGTCTGGAGTCAAGCCCAGCCAGTCGGGTACTATCCCGCCCCAGAACTCGCCAACGTTCCTGGGCTAATCTACGATCCACCCCCTGAAGCCCAAGGGGTTTCCTTCTCCCATCTCCCCGGTGCCAACTCTCCCGGTTGGGTCGTCGTCGATGACCCTAACCTCAACTATGATCCCAACCGAGCTTGGCCCGCAGGAGCCACCCCAGACAAAATCATCAAATTTGGAGACTTAAAGCAAAACCCTCAGTTTGCAGGCTTCACTAAACACAGTCTTAGAGACTTTAACAATGCTATTGGTACTGATATCGGAGGAGTGCCCATCAGCCAGATTGAACTAGTCAATGGCCTTAACCTTGAACAGGTCAAAGACATTTACAACAACGGCGATATCAAACTCAAAGACTCCGCTCCCCTATTCCAAGCCGTCGTTGGAGTCGTCCTCGACCCCACAGGTGCCCAGAAACAGCTTCAACGCAATGCCCTGAGTACAGGCAAGAAAGTCCTGATCAACGAACTGAACAAGAATCCCGCCCTCAAAGATATTCCCTTTGAAGACCTCCTAGATGGCGACTGGAAAGGGGCCATCAAAGAAGGCGAACAAGTCTTACTTCGAGAGATTGGCAATGACCTTCCCCCAGAGCTGCACCGATTACCCGTTGGCTCTCTCACCATCGAAGTCATCGAAGGCAACTGGGAATCCGCACGGCAACGCGCCCAAGCCTATGCCATTGATGAAATCCAAAACTTCACCCTCAACGAAGTCATCAAAGAATTCCCCGAACTCAAGCAAGTGCCCATCGGTGGCATCGTCCATATTGCCAATCAGCCCTTAGACCAAGCCTTACCCCAACTCGCAGACCTGGCCCTAGAGCGATTCCCCGGCATAGAAGACAAGATCCTAAGCTCCGTCCCTGGCCTCGGTGATACCGCCCTTGGCTCCATCGTCGCCCCGATCATCTTCAATATCCTTGCCGGGGATATCTTTGGTCGGTTCGATATCGCCCATAGTGGTCAAGATGGAGCAGAAGAACATTATGGAAGACCCATCAGTGGCGGCACCCCTGACGGAAAATTCAAACCAGAGCATGGCATCAAGAGTGCCACTAGCAGAAGCAAGCGACCCAAAAGAGGGTTTCCCCGGTTTGAGATGGCACCCCTAGAACCAGGGACCACCATTCTCGGTGATCCACTTCTGGGAAAAGAGTGGATGAGTCGAGATCAGGAAGTCCCCGGATGCAAAGGCTTTCTCTGCCTGTTTGGCAATAAGGAACGAGCAGGCATTAAGCCCTTTGGCAATGGCTCCCTCACCAAATTCAGCCTGGGAAATATCACCGAATACGATGATAAACCCGCAGAAGCTCGGCTATGGGTAGACTTTCAGATCTGCGTCACCATCCTATTTGAGAAGCACTGCACCGCTCATATCTTCAGCTTCAAAACCCCGTGGAAAGTCAAAGTCGGGGGCATCTTCCCGATCCTGGCTCGGCGTAAAGTCCAAGACTACTTTCCAGGGATTAACGAGAAAGCGAGAACCATTAACTTCTGCCAAGCCCCTGACTTCTTAGGGGGGAATACCGCAGCCAAGAGTAGTCCTCCACCGGATAATCAATCTCTCTATGGTCACTTAGCCTATGCAGAGACGACCGGACAGCTTCAAAACGTGACCTCCGTCGATGGCGTTCAGGAAACCCTAGCCCCAGAAGCCGCCCAAGCCTTTGAGCAACTGAGAGCAGATGCGGCTGCTCAGGGATTAGATATTAAAGCAGTCTCAGGCTTCCGATCCGTGTCTCATCAGCAGGCTAATTGGGATAGAAAGTTGGCGAACCAATCTGCTGAAGAAGTTGCCAAGTCAGTTGCTCCACCTGGATATAGTGAGCACCACACGGGTCTAGCGGTGGATGTAGGCAACAACCAGAATGCCAGCCTGAATGAGTCTTGGGCACAGACACCTGAATATGCCTGGATGCAAGCCAATGCCGGGAAGTACGGGTTTGAGTTGTCATTTCCCCAGGGGAATAGCCAAGGCGTTATATTTGAGCCTTGGCACTGGCGGTTTGTAGGGACCAGTCAGGCGCAACAGACCTTTGCGAATGCGGCTGGGAGTCAGAATCAAGGTACTACTGCGTCATCCAATGGCGTCCTTCAACCGATTGATGGCTCAAGTGGTGCCCCACAATTGACGGGTATACCGGGTCAACCAGGGGCTGTGAGCAGCCAACAAGGAAGCACAGCTTCAACCCCATCTGATCCTCAACATAATCTCAGACAGTATCTCGCCCGCATTGCCTTGGGTGAATCGTCGGGGGGGACGGATATTGACGCCCATCCTGATACCGGAGCGTATGGGGAATATCAGTTTATTCCTGAGACACGAAAGACGATATTGGATCGGTATGGGGTAGATGCCTGGTCAACGAATAAAGCCGAACGCGATCAGGCGGCAGTGGCCTTGATTCAGGACTTCTCGGGTCAAATAGGGACCGATATCATGGGCCTGATTGAGGCTGGTGACTTTGCCACCGCTGATCTACTGCTAGGTCGGCCCGTTCCTGGGAAAACCAAATACGGCCAGTTTACGAGCCTGCCGGGGGGAGCTGAACAGCATGACATATGGAAAGACCCGGCAATCTTGGCTCAATATGGTCCGAATGGGGATGCAGGGCAGAACCCATTGTTGGCTGCGATCAATACGAATGCACAGCGGTGTAATCCTGCGTTGTTGGCAAGTGCAGGCAATATAGACAGCAGTAATTTTGTGCCTGGATCTGGCGTTGCATCCGGTCGGCTGTCGGACCCATTAGCCAAGCATGATTATCTCCTAAGCAGTAATTATGGGCCACGGATTCACCCCAAGAACGGGGGCAATAGCTTCCACAGTGGGATTGACTTAGCCCACTATGCCGGGACACCCTTCGCGGCTGCAGACGGAGGGACGGTTGTCGAGAGCTTTTATAATGGTAATTACGGAAACTGGATCTTAATTGACCACGGCAACGGGCTGGCGACTTGGTATGCTCACAATAAAGTCAACTACGTAAAAGCAGGTGATACGGTGAGTCCAGGGCAGCTCATTGGCGAAGTGGGCAGCACTGGATTATCCACCGGCCCCCATATTGACCTTGGCGTGATTGAGGGATATGTTACCGGTGATCGCGACTCTGGCACCGTCGTCAACCCTCGGAAGCATATCAACCTCCCAGCCCTTAAGACTTACAACGTTCCACGGTAA
- a CDS encoding type IV secretory system conjugative DNA transfer family protein, with product MPQQTTQPSSDYRGFHNIPLNYGWLTVGFLSLVFIIWLGTLNKRRTQIPEGMPNAREATPKEIKEGSNKAKLIRAEGDIEKSAIQLNPETGITLGPVNPGGLVSGKSGGGKTANFALRLIESLAEDGAAMVIGDIKGELMEKTAAYLHDLGYDIHFLAPGIKEESKYSAERLPFSGGLNLLDLIESEEDLAGTLELTRGININAVENYERRHQYFGPQSDLMQQSMMLGAKSSEYADMLMVWELMGLNNIAERLAAAKDNDKMGKGLPYFMTHLSRGLRTVANSSSSANPGPTIQSTASQNWVQFLDPEIAKCMTKTTIPLDLTGKQAIFFRINEDQLEATKTYLAAAQHMLIKRNISYTRRRQNNLGVIIEEASFTLYPDAKKWSALGRQNGLLMWMIYQQEEQMQELYGEKRWESIAANLPTRIYMNQGSYKSNQVIANRLGKKTIISTTENESFGSNHSRSRNDSFQQVDLMTADRLDAMKKPGQCIIVDASTNGHPIIYEKTQLPYDENSPQAKIRKQCEVAWREDILPSLQEEHQKHFGDINIQVAMENRAAAAEDLLPPEDYYAIEQEAAEIDAEEGTDDTQADKTTDVDEQEDMSDAA from the coding sequence ATGCCCCAACAAACCACCCAACCCTCATCAGACTACAGAGGGTTCCACAACATCCCCCTCAACTACGGCTGGCTCACCGTAGGCTTCCTCAGCCTCGTCTTTATCATCTGGCTGGGCACCCTCAACAAACGCAGAACTCAAATTCCCGAGGGAATGCCAAACGCCAGAGAAGCCACCCCCAAAGAAATCAAAGAAGGGTCCAACAAAGCCAAACTGATCCGAGCTGAAGGCGACATTGAAAAATCCGCGATCCAACTCAACCCAGAAACAGGCATCACCCTTGGACCCGTCAACCCTGGTGGCCTCGTCTCAGGTAAAAGCGGTGGTGGAAAGACCGCAAACTTTGCCCTTCGCCTGATCGAATCCCTAGCCGAAGATGGGGCCGCAATGGTCATCGGTGACATCAAAGGTGAACTGATGGAGAAAACAGCCGCCTATCTCCACGACCTGGGCTATGACATCCACTTTCTCGCCCCAGGCATCAAAGAAGAATCAAAATACTCCGCAGAAAGGCTCCCCTTCTCCGGTGGCCTCAACCTCCTCGACCTGATCGAGAGTGAAGAAGACCTTGCAGGCACCCTTGAACTGACCCGAGGCATCAACATCAACGCCGTCGAGAACTATGAGCGTAGACATCAATACTTTGGTCCCCAGTCTGACCTTATGCAACAGTCCATGATGCTGGGAGCTAAAAGCAGTGAATATGCCGACATGCTCATGGTCTGGGAACTAATGGGTCTCAACAACATCGCCGAACGCCTAGCCGCAGCCAAAGACAACGACAAAATGGGAAAAGGACTTCCCTACTTTATGACTCACCTGAGTCGAGGACTAAGAACCGTCGCCAACAGCTCCAGCAGTGCCAACCCAGGCCCCACCATTCAATCCACCGCTAGCCAGAACTGGGTGCAATTCCTCGACCCCGAGATTGCTAAATGCATGACCAAGACCACCATTCCCTTAGACCTCACAGGTAAACAAGCCATCTTCTTCCGCATCAACGAAGACCAGCTAGAAGCCACCAAGACCTATTTAGCCGCTGCCCAACATATGCTGATCAAGCGCAACATCAGCTATACCCGCAGACGCCAGAACAATCTCGGCGTGATCATCGAAGAAGCCAGTTTCACCCTCTATCCTGATGCCAAGAAATGGTCAGCCCTCGGACGGCAAAATGGTCTCTTGATGTGGATGATTTATCAGCAAGAAGAACAGATGCAGGAACTCTATGGCGAGAAACGCTGGGAAAGCATCGCCGCTAACCTGCCAACCCGGATCTATATGAACCAAGGATCCTATAAAAGCAATCAAGTCATCGCCAATCGCTTAGGCAAGAAAACCATCATCAGCACCACAGAAAACGAGTCCTTTGGTTCCAACCATTCCAGAAGTCGCAACGACAGCTTTCAGCAAGTGGATTTGATGACCGCAGATCGCCTAGACGCCATGAAGAAACCAGGGCAATGCATCATCGTCGATGCCTCCACCAACGGCCACCCAATCATCTACGAGAAGACCCAGCTTCCCTATGACGAGAACAGTCCCCAAGCCAAGATTCGGAAGCAGTGTGAAGTCGCATGGCGAGAGGATATTCTGCCCAGCTTACAAGAAGAACATCAGAAGCACTTTGGGGATATCAATATCCAAGTGGCAATGGAGAATAGAGCCGCAGCCGCCGAGGATCTACTACCACCAGAAGACTACTATGCCATCGAACAAGAAGCCGCTGAAATTGACGCAGAGGAAGGCACTGATGATACCCAGGCAGATAAAACCACTGATGTAGACGAACAGGAGGATATGAGCGATGCAGCCTAG
- a CDS encoding M23 family metallopeptidase has product MKIMNVGIPFGPIEILIAPPMDLNRSTTPEPFSTLPLRLRTNDSLGLFGVRRASLSDGGLARIHEGVDLLADEGEPVFAVADGRVILINDIPGGTIIAIQHDPLASGIISRYLHLRNPLVNINQTVVAGEQIAEVGPLDAPEHLHFEMRWLPEMVVPLLGNSENSYPLDPTRALYNLEKNRFPNNQDTRRVGDRTQIRSISEIVRDRMLHFVRVRTEGSTEDVYLPIFQPSPDEESLLEMLRMAFSNQHDVRLVWRDSLFFSDIQSTDDFVNVLVEVQVFG; this is encoded by the coding sequence ATGAAAATTATGAATGTAGGAATACCATTTGGCCCTATTGAAATTCTGATTGCTCCTCCTATGGATCTCAATAGGTCAACAACTCCAGAACCATTTAGTACGTTACCGTTGAGATTACGAACAAATGATAGCTTAGGCTTATTTGGGGTACGGAGAGCAAGTCTATCTGATGGTGGATTAGCACGTATACATGAAGGTGTAGATTTGCTGGCAGATGAAGGTGAACCCGTATTTGCAGTTGCAGATGGTAGAGTCATTTTGATAAATGATATCCCTGGTGGAACCATTATTGCAATTCAGCATGACCCTTTAGCCTCCGGGATAATTAGTCGATATCTTCATCTAAGAAACCCACTGGTTAATATTAATCAAACTGTTGTGGCTGGTGAACAAATTGCAGAAGTTGGGCCATTAGATGCTCCTGAACATCTTCATTTTGAGATGAGATGGCTTCCAGAGATGGTGGTGCCACTTCTTGGTAATTCTGAAAATTCATATCCTCTTGATCCAACGCGAGCACTATACAATTTAGAGAAAAATCGATTTCCTAATAACCAGGACACAAGAAGAGTTGGAGATCGTACTCAAATCCGGTCCATTAGCGAAATTGTTAGAGACCGGATGCTCCACTTTGTCAGAGTGCGAACAGAAGGTTCAACGGAGGATGTGTACCTGCCCATTTTTCAGCCTTCTCCCGATGAAGAAAGTCTTCTTGAAATGCTTCGCATGGCTTTTAGTAATCAACATGATGTCAGATTGGTGTGGAGAGATTCTTTGTTCTTCAGTGACATTCAATCGACTGATGATTTTGTGAATGTGCTCGTGGAAGTCCAAGTATTTGGCTAA
- a CDS encoding DUF1830 domain-containing protein, with protein MIQTLEPQQIEFIFCSYRNRSPHVQVVRITNIPNWYFERVVFPQQHLMFNAPQAASLEIHTSEIATAIQGDCIPCKQLTVKAA; from the coding sequence ATGATTCAAACCCTTGAGCCTCAACAGATAGAATTCATCTTTTGCAGCTACCGTAATCGCTCGCCTCACGTTCAGGTGGTGCGAATCACCAATATTCCAAACTGGTACTTTGAACGAGTGGTGTTTCCTCAACAGCATCTAATGTTCAATGCTCCTCAAGCAGCCTCTCTTGAGATCCATACCAGTGAGATAGCTACAGCCATTCAAGGGGACTGCATTCCGTGTAAGCAGTTGACTGTTAAAGCAGCCTAA
- a CDS encoding carboxylesterase yields the protein MAKSIEGISGQIWDDYYEKFEAYFSRDLVRDGCHPLIFEQVEPTDKAIVLVHGLSDSPYFMSAIGEYFYQKLGYNVYLPLLHFHGLKDPKEMEGVELEEWKANVRFAINVAEDNAEKVSIGGLSTGGALGFYMAATSPRIDGALYLFSAALDLAGGRLGLIGEVKERVLRTFWPDLLKPILNRNAPPLVGDNPYGYSHVDLDGAQELARLIKETDILLKGFSHKARFAKRVFAAHSESDTTASLEGIRELQSVSDPTLFHPYIFHKDLEISHASLVLEDTIANNEGQIIKDANPQFAEMMTEIKQFQDGN from the coding sequence ATGGCAAAGAGTATTGAAGGCATATCTGGTCAGATCTGGGATGATTATTATGAAAAATTTGAAGCTTACTTCAGCCGTGATTTAGTGAGGGATGGCTGTCATCCCTTGATCTTTGAGCAAGTTGAACCCACCGATAAAGCGATTGTGTTGGTTCATGGATTGTCTGACTCTCCCTATTTTATGAGCGCGATTGGGGAGTATTTCTATCAAAAACTGGGGTACAACGTCTACTTGCCGCTTCTGCATTTTCATGGTTTGAAGGATCCCAAAGAGATGGAAGGAGTAGAGCTAGAAGAGTGGAAAGCGAACGTTAGATTTGCCATCAATGTGGCCGAAGACAATGCCGAGAAAGTTTCCATCGGAGGCTTATCGACGGGTGGTGCCCTGGGCTTTTATATGGCAGCAACTAGCCCAAGGATTGACGGCGCACTATACCTATTTTCTGCAGCACTTGATCTGGCGGGTGGTCGGCTTGGACTTATAGGTGAAGTAAAAGAACGTGTACTGAGAACCTTTTGGCCTGATCTACTGAAACCTATTCTGAATAGAAATGCCCCTCCCTTAGTTGGAGACAATCCCTATGGATATAGCCATGTTGATCTAGATGGGGCTCAAGAACTCGCGAGGCTGATTAAGGAAACCGATATTCTACTGAAGGGATTTAGTCATAAAGCACGGTTTGCAAAGCGGGTCTTTGCTGCCCACTCCGAGTCTGACACTACGGCTAGCTTAGAAGGGATTAGAGAGCTACAATCTGTGTCAGATCCGACTCTATTCCACCCCTATATCTTTCACAAGGATCTAGAAATTTCCCATGCTAGCCTTGTCCTCGAAGATACTATTGCGAATAATGAGGGGCAGATCATAAAGGACGCAAATCCCCAATTTGCCGAGATGATGACAGAAATTAAGCAGTTCCAAGATGGAAATTGA